From a single Oxalobacter vibrioformis genomic region:
- a CDS encoding ArsR/SmtB family transcription factor, with protein sequence MDTKQATTTFEALSSDVRLDIFRLLVKHAPDGLVAGEIAKALDIPSTNLSFHLKGITHSGLVNMEKEGRYLRYRANIPLMLELIGYLTEECCSADPEKCMSYRADCGIPAGFLPDPAAKKKK encoded by the coding sequence ATGGATACGAAACAAGCAACAACGACTTTTGAAGCCCTCTCTTCAGATGTGAGGCTGGATATCTTCAGGCTACTCGTCAAGCATGCGCCGGATGGACTCGTTGCAGGCGAAATAGCAAAAGCACTGGATATTCCTTCAACTAACCTCTCCTTTCACTTGAAAGGGATTACACACAGTGGGTTGGTCAACATGGAAAAGGAAGGCCGTTACCTGCGGTATCGCGCCAATATCCCTCTCATGCTTGAGCTGATTGGCTATCTGACGGAGGAATGCTGCTCAGCTGATCCGGAAAAATGCATGAGTTATCGGGCTGATTGTGGCATTCCCGCTGGTTTTTTGCCTGATCCGGCTGCCAAAAAGAAAAAATGA
- a CDS encoding trimeric intracellular cation channel family protein, with product MDQIVAVISSKMGFVFLAIDLIGTFIFAMSGAAVGIRRHFDVFGIFALAAVTGVGGGIIRDLCIGATPPAGLTNPLYMLMILLAVVVSIFFKRVINRFELPALYLDAIGLGFFAAFGANKTYLLTGNLLLAILMGCVTGVGGGCLRDILSGSSPHIFSREIYATAAIAGACIELLGSTGMINPAWSIWIAIIVCSAMRILALHFKLNLPRISTSSY from the coding sequence ATGGATCAGATAGTGGCGGTCATTTCCTCGAAAATGGGATTCGTCTTCCTGGCGATAGACCTGATTGGCACCTTTATTTTTGCCATGAGTGGCGCTGCTGTCGGTATACGCAGGCACTTTGACGTATTCGGCATCTTTGCGCTCGCCGCCGTGACCGGCGTAGGCGGGGGGATTATCCGCGATCTCTGCATTGGCGCAACACCACCCGCCGGGCTGACCAACCCGCTTTACATGCTCATGATTTTGCTGGCGGTTGTGGTGAGCATCTTTTTCAAGAGAGTCATCAACCGGTTTGAATTGCCCGCGCTCTATCTTGATGCCATCGGATTGGGCTTTTTTGCCGCATTCGGCGCAAACAAAACCTACCTGCTGACAGGCAATCTCCTGCTTGCCATTCTCATGGGCTGTGTGACCGGGGTAGGTGGCGGGTGCCTGCGGGATATTCTTTCCGGCAGCAGTCCGCATATCTTTTCGCGCGAAATTTATGCGACAGCGGCGATTGCCGGTGCCTGTATCGAGCTCTTGGGTTCAACAGGGATGATCAATCCTGCCTGGAGTATCTGGATTGCCATCATCGTTTGTTCAGCCATGCGTATCCTGGCCCTGCATTTCAAACTCAATCTCCCGAGGATAAGCACATCCTCATACTGA
- a CDS encoding 4Fe-4S binding protein, with protein MVISTVWAMYFSATGATKKIVTQIANSISRQLGVSSQEFDFTLPSGRDRRPVFSSDELVVFGTPVIAGRIPNVLLPFLDTMQGGGALAIPVSAFGNRAYDDALIEARDILENKGFHTVAAAAFVGEHAFSTTLGGGRPDADDMALVEAFAAGAAAKIRAIDVTGNLSPIHLKGIPYPYRGYYQPRDSEGHAVDLRKVKPFTNLKRCRDCGACAKACPMGSINPDDVSQMTGICIKCCACIKKCPVKARHFDDPAFLYHKEELETDFTRRAEPEWFL; from the coding sequence ATGGTTATTTCAACAGTCTGGGCGATGTATTTCAGTGCGACCGGCGCCACGAAAAAAATCGTGACGCAGATTGCGAACAGCATCAGCCGGCAACTCGGTGTGTCCAGCCAGGAGTTTGACTTTACCCTTCCTTCCGGCAGAGACCGCAGGCCGGTCTTTTCATCGGATGAACTGGTGGTTTTCGGCACACCGGTTATTGCCGGACGCATCCCCAATGTCTTGTTACCGTTCCTTGACACCATGCAGGGCGGTGGCGCGCTGGCCATTCCCGTTTCCGCGTTTGGCAACCGTGCTTATGACGATGCCCTGATAGAAGCCAGGGATATTCTTGAAAACAAGGGGTTTCATACAGTGGCAGCTGCCGCTTTTGTAGGCGAGCATGCTTTTTCCACCACGCTGGGCGGCGGACGGCCCGATGCAGATGACATGGCGCTGGTGGAGGCATTTGCAGCAGGAGCTGCCGCAAAAATCAGGGCGATTGACGTCACAGGGAATCTTTCCCCCATTCATCTCAAGGGAATACCTTATCCCTACAGAGGCTACTATCAGCCGAGGGATAGTGAAGGGCATGCAGTGGATCTGAGAAAAGTGAAACCGTTCACCAATCTCAAACGATGCAGAGACTGCGGAGCATGTGCAAAAGCGTGTCCGATGGGTTCAATAAACCCGGACGATGTCAGCCAGATGACAGGCATTTGCATAAAATGCTGTGCCTGCATAAAAAAATGTCCGGTCAAGGCGCGCCATTTTGATGATCCGGCTTTTCTGTATCATAAAGAAGAGCTGGAAACAGATTTTACCCGGCGGGCTGAACCCGAGTGGTTCCTGTAG
- a CDS encoding helix-turn-helix domain-containing protein — protein MKNFSDWTKLYTPEMEGLPFSVYLRSQNIKAREVFDYHVHPWNQFTYATEGTLVVDIQNRRHIITPEQAIWIPEGTRHASGALMNTALRTLYVKNPPQLMMPYEITVYAMNPLLRALIIEMERMDLGGEETAYIERVNELVIDQFHRLEKLNLHLPWPQSSLLLKICEAIYEQPGDEKTVEEWGNELGASARTITRHFERETGMTMREWRRRVRLFRSIEWLENGMPVTAIALNLGYASPSAFTYMFRELTGASPTEWKKKR, from the coding sequence ATGAAAAATTTTTCAGATTGGACCAAATTGTATACCCCGGAAATGGAAGGGCTTCCTTTTTCGGTATATCTGCGTTCACAAAATATCAAGGCACGCGAGGTTTTTGACTACCATGTGCATCCCTGGAACCAGTTTACTTATGCCACCGAGGGCACACTGGTCGTGGATATCCAGAACCGGCGCCATATCATCACGCCCGAGCAGGCCATCTGGATTCCCGAAGGCACCCGGCATGCTTCCGGTGCACTGATGAATACGGCACTGCGCACGCTGTATGTCAAAAATCCGCCGCAACTCATGATGCCGTACGAAATCACGGTCTATGCCATGAATCCGCTGTTGAGGGCCTTGATCATCGAAATGGAACGCATGGATCTGGGGGGCGAAGAAACAGCCTACATTGAAAGAGTCAATGAACTGGTTATTGACCAGTTTCATCGTCTTGAAAAGCTGAACCTTCATCTGCCCTGGCCACAATCGTCTTTGCTTCTGAAAATATGCGAAGCCATTTACGAGCAGCCCGGTGATGAAAAAACCGTTGAGGAGTGGGGGAATGAACTGGGCGCATCAGCGCGGACGATCACCCGTCATTTTGAAAGGGAAACGGGAATGACCATGAGGGAGTGGCGCCGCAGGGTACGTCTTTTCCGTTCGATTGAATGGCTGGAAAACGGCATGCCCGTTACCGCTATTGCCCTGAACCTGGGTTATGCTTCCCCCTCGGCCTTTACCTACATGTTCAGGGAACTCACCGGAGCCAGTCCAACCGAATGGAAGAAAAAACGGTAG
- the arsM gene encoding arsenite methyltransferase, translating into MSTQEKNETIIRDTVRTGYAAIAIGAESPCCCSGRSGPSDPARLAAAMGYDANDLANLPDGANMGLSCGNPVAIAALTEGQVVLDLGSGGGFDAFQAGEKVKMAGRVIGVDMTAEMLGIARKNIGQYRERTGLDNVEFRLGEIEHLPVADSTVDVVLSNCVINLSPDKPQVWQEIHRVLKRGGKLSVSDLAILKPLPEKVREMAAALVGCVGGAVLVDDTRAMLEKAGFTSIMLTPKPGYVQQMQDWNDPLYKEIAEALPEGEKLENYVVSLSIEARKNV; encoded by the coding sequence ATGAGTACACAGGAAAAAAACGAAACGATTATCAGAGACACCGTGCGTACCGGCTATGCCGCTATTGCTATTGGTGCAGAATCTCCGTGCTGTTGTAGTGGGCGCAGCGGTCCATCAGACCCTGCTCGACTTGCTGCTGCTATGGGGTACGATGCAAACGATCTTGCCAACTTGCCGGATGGGGCCAATATGGGTTTATCCTGTGGTAATCCGGTTGCGATTGCGGCACTGACTGAAGGCCAGGTTGTACTTGATCTCGGCAGTGGCGGCGGCTTTGATGCGTTTCAGGCTGGTGAAAAGGTGAAGATGGCAGGACGGGTTATCGGTGTGGACATGACAGCCGAAATGCTGGGTATCGCCAGAAAAAATATTGGACAGTACAGAGAACGAACTGGACTGGATAATGTGGAATTTCGTCTGGGCGAGATTGAACACCTTCCTGTGGCAGACAGCACCGTTGACGTCGTGCTTTCAAACTGCGTCATCAATCTTTCACCCGATAAGCCCCAGGTCTGGCAGGAAATCCATCGGGTATTAAAACGGGGCGGCAAGTTATCTGTTTCTGACCTGGCCATTCTAAAACCGCTTCCGGAAAAGGTGCGTGAGATGGCTGCTGCTCTCGTCGGTTGTGTGGGCGGTGCGGTATTGGTTGATGATACCCGTGCCATGCTGGAAAAGGCTGGATTCACTTCCATTATGCTGACTCCAAAGCCTGGCTATGTGCAGCAGATGCAAGACTGGAATGATCCACTTTACAAAGAGATTGCTGAAGCGTTGCCGGAGGGTGAAAAACTGGAAAACTATGTTGTCAGCCTGAGTATAGAAGCCAGAAAAAATGTCTGA
- a CDS encoding DUF4238 domain-containing protein has translation MSDKKNTDLTDSEKPAPLSNLDTYLDFLVSQLDAVFPGNPESQSADKHDELGNELRRRFPIKRKHHHVWAHYLRSWSNGRDIHYISKSGKISNDSIAGLAQERDFYKLEKIEPDELALIEAHFTHVHPSLKKAHQKRLDLYKRRYEKLELIRKKGSHIPGVEAFVEWCTYNLIEGENSAIETYARPVLDALVKGNLSILDKRENYVNFTKFLSLQLTRTKALRDKFTRALRADNSPDSLKLANLIEKHWWYLYFMFGDNISTDFIHNSDSYRCTMCTNRTGIEFITSDCPVANIHPQPTVEMINYYPLSPERAFIISNTEEFPVHREINTDEEVDFLNRKIVAAAYENVFASNAEILNRYRPHYLNTRQ, from the coding sequence ATGTCTGATAAGAAAAATACAGATTTAACTGATTCCGAGAAACCGGCTCCTCTTAGCAATCTTGATACTTATCTTGACTTCCTGGTTTCGCAGTTGGATGCAGTTTTCCCTGGCAATCCTGAATCACAGTCCGCTGATAAACATGATGAACTTGGAAACGAATTAAGAAGACGTTTTCCTATAAAAAGAAAACATCATCACGTCTGGGCCCATTATCTCAGGAGCTGGTCCAACGGAAGAGATATTCACTATATTTCAAAGAGCGGGAAGATCAGCAACGATAGCATCGCCGGTCTTGCTCAGGAGCGTGATTTTTACAAACTCGAAAAAATTGAACCTGATGAGCTAGCTTTGATTGAAGCACATTTTACGCATGTTCATCCTTCATTAAAAAAAGCCCACCAAAAGAGATTAGACCTTTACAAAAGGCGATATGAAAAACTTGAGCTGATACGAAAGAAAGGCAGTCATATACCTGGTGTGGAGGCTTTTGTTGAATGGTGCACCTACAATCTCATTGAAGGTGAAAACTCGGCCATTGAAACCTATGCCAGGCCCGTCTTAGACGCTCTTGTCAAAGGTAATTTATCTATTCTCGATAAGAGAGAAAATTATGTGAATTTCACGAAGTTTCTTTCCTTGCAGCTAACGAGAACAAAAGCCTTGAGAGACAAATTCACACGAGCACTGAGGGCAGACAATTCTCCTGATTCACTAAAACTGGCCAATTTAATTGAAAAGCACTGGTGGTATCTGTACTTTATGTTTGGGGATAATATCAGTACAGATTTTATTCATAACTCAGATTCTTATCGTTGTACCATGTGCACCAATAGAACGGGCATTGAGTTCATTACTTCTGACTGTCCAGTAGCTAACATTCATCCCCAACCCACTGTAGAGATGATTAATTATTATCCTTTATCTCCTGAAAGAGCATTTATCATTTCCAATACAGAAGAATTCCCTGTTCACCGCGAGATTAACACCGATGAGGAAGTGGATTTTCTAAACAGGAAAATTGTTGCAGCAGCTTACGAGAACGTTTTTGCCAGCAATGCGGAGATTTTGAATAGATACCGCCCTCATTATTTGAATACACGGCAATAG
- a CDS encoding ISNCY family transposase — MRNVSEIITVSMQEINRLKTIQAIIDRHMTTSIAANRLGLSDRQVRRLVERYRDEGSYGLISKKRGKPSNNQLPGELKEMALKIIRDHYHDFGPTLACEKLADTHGIHLAKETVRRLMMRSGIWIPRKMRTPKIQQPRYRRACLGELIQIDGSDHRWFENRAPACTLLVYVDDATSRLMHLHFTRSESTLSYYVATRQYVEKHGKPMAFYSDKASVFHVNKKQATSGKGHTHFGRALYELNIEGFCAHTCQAKGRVERAHQTLQDRLVKELRLKKIKTLEEANAYAEEFIQIYNMKFAKEPRHSNDAHRPLRDDEDLDLIFTWREQRCVSKRLTIQYDKKLYLFEDNETTRRLIGHYIDVYHYPDGRIEPRANNTPLPFVIYDRLSEIDQGAIVENKRLGHVLQLAQAVQEKRENRRSQAGPTSIEAPRRRGKTPGKKSQRALDDNDVLEAWQQLQQCA, encoded by the coding sequence ATGAGAAACGTATCGGAGATTATTACTGTGAGCATGCAAGAAATCAACCGCCTCAAAACAATCCAGGCCATCATTGACCGTCACATGACCACTTCCATTGCTGCCAACAGGCTCGGACTGTCAGACAGACAAGTCCGCCGACTTGTTGAAAGATACCGTGACGAAGGATCGTATGGTCTTATTTCAAAAAAACGCGGCAAGCCAAGCAATAACCAGTTGCCCGGAGAACTGAAGGAAATGGCGCTTAAAATCATCCGCGACCATTACCATGACTTCGGACCAACACTTGCGTGCGAAAAGCTGGCCGATACCCATGGCATTCATCTGGCCAAGGAAACTGTCAGGCGATTAATGATGCGTTCAGGTATCTGGATTCCACGAAAAATGCGAACGCCAAAGATTCAGCAGCCACGTTACAGGCGTGCTTGCCTGGGCGAACTTATCCAGATTGATGGTAGTGACCATCGCTGGTTTGAAAATCGGGCACCAGCATGCACCCTGCTCGTTTATGTGGACGATGCGACCAGCCGCCTCATGCACTTGCATTTTACCCGCTCTGAATCCACCCTGAGCTATTACGTTGCGACACGGCAATATGTCGAGAAACATGGCAAACCCATGGCCTTTTACAGCGACAAGGCAAGCGTTTTTCATGTGAACAAAAAACAGGCCACCAGCGGCAAAGGCCATACCCATTTTGGCCGTGCCTTATACGAACTGAACATAGAAGGATTTTGTGCACACACTTGCCAGGCAAAAGGCCGTGTTGAACGGGCACACCAGACCTTGCAGGACCGTCTTGTGAAAGAACTCAGGTTGAAAAAAATAAAAACCCTTGAAGAAGCAAACGCTTATGCTGAAGAGTTTATCCAAATTTACAATATGAAATTCGCAAAAGAACCCCGTCACAGCAATGACGCTCACCGCCCGCTTCGCGATGATGAAGATCTTGATCTCATCTTTACCTGGCGCGAACAGCGATGTGTATCAAAACGCCTGACCATCCAGTACGACAAAAAACTTTACCTCTTTGAAGATAATGAAACCACACGCCGCCTGATAGGACATTACATTGATGTGTACCACTACCCGGATGGAAGGATAGAACCACGGGCGAATAACACTCCCCTTCCCTTTGTTATCTATGATCGGCTCTCAGAAATAGATCAAGGGGCTATTGTGGAAAACAAACGGCTTGGTCACGTTCTTCAGCTGGCACAGGCTGTCCAGGAAAAACGAGAAAACAGACGCTCACAAGCTGGCCCGACATCTATAGAAGCACCTCGCCGACGAGGAAAAACACCAGGCAAGAAATCCCAGCGAGCATTGGATGACAATGATGTCCTGGAAGCATGGCAGCAGCTGCAACAGTGTGCGTAA
- the crcB gene encoding fluoride efflux transporter CrcB has translation MYYSILSICIGASLGALSRWLLGNALNAFFPLMPPGTLAANLIGSFLIGVSITFFASLPELSPAWRLLVITGFLGSLTTFSTFSAEVTILLKEGEVMWGCIVIATHVLGCLFMTLLGMLSLTLLKTIK, from the coding sequence ATGTATTACTCCATACTGTCCATCTGTATAGGCGCATCACTTGGTGCGCTGTCTCGCTGGCTGCTCGGCAACGCCCTCAACGCTTTTTTCCCGCTGATGCCTCCGGGCACCCTGGCGGCCAATCTGATCGGATCATTCCTGATTGGTGTGTCCATCACTTTTTTTGCCAGTCTGCCTGAACTCAGTCCGGCATGGCGTCTTCTGGTCATTACCGGATTCCTTGGAAGCCTGACAACTTTTTCCACTTTTTCAGCAGAAGTCACTATCCTGCTGAAAGAGGGGGAAGTCATGTGGGGCTGCATTGTCATCGCGACGCATGTTCTTGGATGCCTCTTCATGACACTGCTCGGGATGCTTTCTCTTACATTATTAAAAACAATCAAATGA